A region from the Canis lupus familiaris isolate Mischka breed German Shepherd chromosome 3, alternate assembly UU_Cfam_GSD_1.0, whole genome shotgun sequence genome encodes:
- the PCDH7 gene encoding protocadherin-7 isoform X12: MLRMRTAGWARGWCLGCCLLLPLSLSLAAAKQLLRYRLAEEGPADVRIGNVASDLGIVTGSGEVTFSLESGSEYLKIDNLTGELSTSERRIDREKLPQCQMIFDENECFLDFEVSVIGPSQSWVDLFEGRVIVLDINDNTPTFPSPVLTLTVEENRPVGTLYLLPTATDRDFGRNGIERYELLQEPGGGGGGGGGEGRRAGPGDSAPYPGGGGNGASGGGPGGSRRRPDAPEGGGGGGGGGGGGGPNPGPGGRSSVFELQVADTPDGEKQPQLIVKGALDREQRDSYELTLRVRDGGDPPRSSQAILRVLITDVNDNSPRFEKSVYEADLAENSAPGTPILQLRAADLDVGVNGQIEYVFGAATESVRRLLRLDETSGWLSVLHRIDREEVNQLRFTVMARDRGQPPKTDKATVVLNIKDENDNVPSIEIRKIGRIPLKDGVANVAEDVLVDTPIALVQVSDRDQGENGVVTCTVVGDVPFQLKPASDTEGDQNKKKYFLHTSAPLDYETTREFNVVIVAVDSGSPSLSSNNSLVVKVGDTNDNPPVFGQSVVEVYFPENNVPGERVATVLATDADSGKNAEIAYSLDSAVMGTFAINPDSGDILVNTVLDREQTDRYEFKVNAKDKGIPVLQGSTTVIVQVADRNDNDPKFMQDVFTFYVKENLQPNSPVGMVTVMDADKGRNAEMSLYIEENSNIFSIENDTGTIYSTMSFDREHQTTYTFRVKAVDGGDPPRSATATVSLFVMDENDNAPTVTLPRNISYTLLPPSSNVRTVVATVLATDSDDGINADLNYSIVGGNPFKLFEIDPTSGVVSLVGKLTQKHYGLHRLVVQVNDSGQPSQSTTTLVHVFVNESVSNATVIDSQIARSLHTPLTQDIAGDPSYEISKQRLSIVIGVVAGIMTVILIILIVVMARYCRSKNKNGYEAGKKDHEDFFTPQQHDKSKKPKKDKKNKKSKQPLYSSIVTVEASKPNGQRYDSVNEKLSDSPSMGRYRSVNGGPGSPDLARHYKSSSPLPTVQLHPQSPTAGKKHQAVQDLPPANTFVGAGDNISIGSDHCSEYSCQTNNKYSKQMRLHPYITVFG; this comes from the coding sequence aTGCTGAGGATGCGGACCGCGGGGTGGGCGCGCGGCTGGTGCCTGGGTTGCTGCCTCCTCTTGCCGCTGTCGCTCAGCCTGGCGGCCGCCAAGCAACTCCTCCGGTACCGGCTGGCCGAGGAGGGCCCGGCGGACGTCCGCATCGGCAACGTCGCCTCGGACCTGGGCATCGTGACGGGCTCGGGCGAGGTGACTTTCAGCCTCGAGTCGGGCTCGGAGTACCTGAAGATCGACAACCTCACGGGCGAGCTGAGCACCAGCGAGCGGCGCATCGACCGCGAGAAGCTGCCCCAGTGTCAGATGATCTTCGACGAGAACGAGTGCTTCCTGGACTTCGAGGTGTCGGTGATCGGGCCCTCGCAGAGCTGGGTGGACCTGTTCGAGGGTCGGGTCATCGTGCTCGACATCAACGACAACACGCCCACCTTCCCGTCGCCCGTGCTCACGCTCACGGTGGAGGAGAACCGGCCGGTGGGCACGCTCTACCTGCTGCCCACCGCCACCGACCGTGACTTCGGCCGCAACGGCATCGAGCGCTACGAGCTGCTCCAGGagcccgggggcggcggcggcggcggcggcggcgagggccGGCGAGCCGGGCCTGGCGACAGCGCCCCCTACCCCGGGGGCGGCGGGAACGGCGCgagcggcggcggccccgggggctCCAGGAGGCGCCCGGACGCCccggagggcggcggcggcggcggcggcggcggcggcggcggcggccccaaCCCCGGCCCCGGCGGCCGCAGCAGCGTGTTCGAGCTGCAGGTGGCCGACACCCCGGATGGCGAGAAGCAGCCGCAGCTGATCGTGAAGGGGGCGCTGGACCGCGAGCAGCGCGACTCCTACGAGCTGACCCTGCGGGTGCGGGACGGCGGCGACCCGCCGCGCTCCTCCCAGGCCATCCTGCGGGTGCTCATCACCGACGTGAACGACAACAGCCCCCGCTTCGAGAAGAGCGTGTACGAGGCCGACCTGGCGGAGAACAGCGCCCCCGGCACCCCCATCCTGCAGCTGCGAGCCGCCGACCTGGACGTGGGGGTCAACGGGCAGATCGAGTACGTGTTCGGGGCGGCCACCGAGTCGGTGCGGCGGCTGCTGCGCCTCGACGAGACGTCCGGCTGGCTCAGCGTCCTGCACCGCATCGACCGCGAGGAGGTGAACCAGCTGCGCTTCACCGTCATGGCCCGCGACCGCGGGCAGCCCCCCAAGACCGACAAGGCCACGGTGGTGCTCAACATCAAGGACGAGAACGACAACGTGCCGTCCATCGAGATCCGCAAGATCGGGCGTATCCCGCTCAAGGACGGGGTGGCCAACGTGGCCGAGGATGTGCTGGTCGACACCCCCATCGCCCTGGTGCAGGTGTCCGACCGCGACCAAGGCGAGAACGGCGTGGTCACCTGCACCGTGGTGGGGGACGTGCCCTTCCAGCTCAAGCCGGCCAGCGACACGGAGGGCGACCAGAACAAGAAAAAGTACTTCCTGCACACCTCGGCCCCCCTGGACTACGAGACCACCCGGGAATTCAACGTGGTCATTGTGGCGGTGGACTCGGGCAGCCCCAGCCTCTCCAGCAACAACTCCCTGGTCGTCAAGGTCGGAGACACCAATGACAACCCGCCCGTCTTCGGCCAGTCGGTGGTGGAGGTCTACTTCCCCGAGAACAACGTCCCCGGAGAGAGGGTGGCCACGGTGCTGGCGACCGACGCCGACAGTGGGAAGAACGCAGAGATTGCCTATTCTCTGGATTCCGCCGTGATGGGGACCTTTGCCATCAACCCCGATTCTGGGGACATCCTGGTCAACACCGTGCTGGACCGCGAGCAGACCGACAGGTACGAGTTTAAAGTTAACGCCAAAGACAAAGGCATCCCAGTGCTGCAGGGCAGCACCACGGTGATCGTGCAGGTGGCCGACAGGAATGACAATGACCCTAAGTTTATGCAGGACGTCTTTACCTTTTATGTGAAGGAAAACTTGCAGCCCAACAGCCCTGTGGGGATGGTCACGGTGATGGATGCTGACAAGGGGCGCAATGCAGAGATGAGCCTCTACATAGAGGAAAACAGTAACATTTTTTCCATCGAAAACGACACGGGGACCATTTACTCCACCATGTCCTTCGACCGGGAGCACCAGACCACATACACGTTCAGGGTCAAGGCTGTGGATGGGGGAGATCCTCCCAGGTCGGCCACGGCCACCGTCTCCCTCTTTGTGATGGACGAGAACGACAACGCTCCCACAGTCACCCTTCCCAGAAACATTTCCTACACTTTACTGCCACCTTCGAGTAATGTCAGGACAGTGGTAGCCACCGTGCTGGCAACGGACAGCGACGATGGCATCAACGCAGACCTCAACTACAGCATTGTGGGAGGGAATCCCTTCAAGCTGTTTGAGATTGATCCCACCAGCGGTGTGGTTTCCTTGGTGGGGAAGCTCACCCAAAAGCATTACGGCTTGCACAGGTTGGTGGTGCAAGTGAATGACAGCGGGCAGCCCTCCCAGTCCACCACGACTCTGGTGCATGTGTTTGTCAATGAAAGTGTTTCCAACGCGACTGTGATTGACTCCCAGATAGCCAGAAGTTTGCACACCCCGCTCACCCAGGATATAGCCGGTGACCCAAGTTATGAAATCAGCAAACAGAGACTCAGTATTGTCATTGGGGTGGTTGCTGGAATTATGACAGTGATTCTGATCATCCTAATTGTAGTGATGGCAAGGTACTGCCggtccaaaaataaaaatgggtacGAAGCTGGCAAAAAGGACCACGAGGACTTTTTTACACCCCAGCAGCACGACAAATCCAAAAAGCctaaaaaggacaagaaaaacaaaaaatctaagcAGCCTCTCTACAGCAGCATTGTCACTGTGGAAGCTTCTAAACCAAATGGACAGAGGTATGATAGTGTGAACGAGAAGCTGTCAGACAGCCCAAGCATGGGGCGATACCGATCCGTGAATGGTGGGCCTGGCAGTCCTGACCTGGCCAGGCATTACAAGTCCAGTTCTCCGTTGCCTACTGTCCAGCTTCACCCCCAGTCACCAACTGCAGGAAAAAAACACCAGGCCGTACAAGATCTACCACCAGCCAACACATTTGTGGGAGCAGGAGACAACATCTCAATTGGATCAGATCACTGCTCTGAATACAGCTGTCAAACCAATAACAAGTACAGCAAACAG
- the PCDH7 gene encoding protocadherin-7 isoform X13 yields the protein MLRMRTAGWARGWCLGCCLLLPLSLSLAAAKQLLRYRLAEEGPADVRIGNVASDLGIVTGSGEVTFSLESGSEYLKIDNLTGELSTSERRIDREKLPQCQMIFDENECFLDFEVSVIGPSQSWVDLFEGRVIVLDINDNTPTFPSPVLTLTVEENRPVGTLYLLPTATDRDFGRNGIERYELLQEPGGGGGGGGGEGRRAGPGDSAPYPGGGGNGASGGGPGGSRRRPDAPEGGGGGGGGGGGGGPNPGPGGRSSVFELQVADTPDGEKQPQLIVKGALDREQRDSYELTLRVRDGGDPPRSSQAILRVLITDVNDNSPRFEKSVYEADLAENSAPGTPILQLRAADLDVGVNGQIEYVFGAATESVRRLLRLDETSGWLSVLHRIDREEVNQLRFTVMARDRGQPPKTDKATVVLNIKDENDNVPSIEIRKIGRIPLKDGVANVAEDVLVDTPIALVQVSDRDQGENGVVTCTVVGDVPFQLKPASDTEGDQNKKKYFLHTSAPLDYETTREFNVVIVAVDSGSPSLSSNNSLVVKVGDTNDNPPVFGQSVVEVYFPENNVPGERVATVLATDADSGKNAEIAYSLDSAVMGTFAINPDSGDILVNTVLDREQTDRYEFKVNAKDKGIPVLQGSTTVIVQVADRNDNDPKFMQDVFTFYVKENLQPNSPVGMVTVMDADKGRNAEMSLYIEENSNIFSIENDTGTIYSTMSFDREHQTTYTFRVKAVDGGDPPRSATATVSLFVMDENDNAPTVTLPRNISYTLLPPSSNVRTVVATVLATDSDDGINADLNYSIVGGNPFKLFEIDPTSGVVSLVGKLTQKHYGLHRLVVQVNDSGQPSQSTTTLVHVFVNESVSNATVIDSQIARSLHTPLTQDIAGDPSYEISKQRLSIVIGVVAGIMTVILIILIVVMARYCRSKNKNGYEAGKKDHEDFFTPQQHDKSKKPKKDKKNKKSKQPLYSSIVTVEASKPNGQRYDSVNEKLSDSPSMGRYRSVNGGPGSPDLARHYKSSSPLPTVQLHPQSPTAGKKHQAVQDLPPANTFVGAGDNISIGSDHCSEYSCQTNNKYSKQIQDLFQM from the coding sequence aTGCTGAGGATGCGGACCGCGGGGTGGGCGCGCGGCTGGTGCCTGGGTTGCTGCCTCCTCTTGCCGCTGTCGCTCAGCCTGGCGGCCGCCAAGCAACTCCTCCGGTACCGGCTGGCCGAGGAGGGCCCGGCGGACGTCCGCATCGGCAACGTCGCCTCGGACCTGGGCATCGTGACGGGCTCGGGCGAGGTGACTTTCAGCCTCGAGTCGGGCTCGGAGTACCTGAAGATCGACAACCTCACGGGCGAGCTGAGCACCAGCGAGCGGCGCATCGACCGCGAGAAGCTGCCCCAGTGTCAGATGATCTTCGACGAGAACGAGTGCTTCCTGGACTTCGAGGTGTCGGTGATCGGGCCCTCGCAGAGCTGGGTGGACCTGTTCGAGGGTCGGGTCATCGTGCTCGACATCAACGACAACACGCCCACCTTCCCGTCGCCCGTGCTCACGCTCACGGTGGAGGAGAACCGGCCGGTGGGCACGCTCTACCTGCTGCCCACCGCCACCGACCGTGACTTCGGCCGCAACGGCATCGAGCGCTACGAGCTGCTCCAGGagcccgggggcggcggcggcggcggcggcggcgagggccGGCGAGCCGGGCCTGGCGACAGCGCCCCCTACCCCGGGGGCGGCGGGAACGGCGCgagcggcggcggccccgggggctCCAGGAGGCGCCCGGACGCCccggagggcggcggcggcggcggcggcggcggcggcggcggcggccccaaCCCCGGCCCCGGCGGCCGCAGCAGCGTGTTCGAGCTGCAGGTGGCCGACACCCCGGATGGCGAGAAGCAGCCGCAGCTGATCGTGAAGGGGGCGCTGGACCGCGAGCAGCGCGACTCCTACGAGCTGACCCTGCGGGTGCGGGACGGCGGCGACCCGCCGCGCTCCTCCCAGGCCATCCTGCGGGTGCTCATCACCGACGTGAACGACAACAGCCCCCGCTTCGAGAAGAGCGTGTACGAGGCCGACCTGGCGGAGAACAGCGCCCCCGGCACCCCCATCCTGCAGCTGCGAGCCGCCGACCTGGACGTGGGGGTCAACGGGCAGATCGAGTACGTGTTCGGGGCGGCCACCGAGTCGGTGCGGCGGCTGCTGCGCCTCGACGAGACGTCCGGCTGGCTCAGCGTCCTGCACCGCATCGACCGCGAGGAGGTGAACCAGCTGCGCTTCACCGTCATGGCCCGCGACCGCGGGCAGCCCCCCAAGACCGACAAGGCCACGGTGGTGCTCAACATCAAGGACGAGAACGACAACGTGCCGTCCATCGAGATCCGCAAGATCGGGCGTATCCCGCTCAAGGACGGGGTGGCCAACGTGGCCGAGGATGTGCTGGTCGACACCCCCATCGCCCTGGTGCAGGTGTCCGACCGCGACCAAGGCGAGAACGGCGTGGTCACCTGCACCGTGGTGGGGGACGTGCCCTTCCAGCTCAAGCCGGCCAGCGACACGGAGGGCGACCAGAACAAGAAAAAGTACTTCCTGCACACCTCGGCCCCCCTGGACTACGAGACCACCCGGGAATTCAACGTGGTCATTGTGGCGGTGGACTCGGGCAGCCCCAGCCTCTCCAGCAACAACTCCCTGGTCGTCAAGGTCGGAGACACCAATGACAACCCGCCCGTCTTCGGCCAGTCGGTGGTGGAGGTCTACTTCCCCGAGAACAACGTCCCCGGAGAGAGGGTGGCCACGGTGCTGGCGACCGACGCCGACAGTGGGAAGAACGCAGAGATTGCCTATTCTCTGGATTCCGCCGTGATGGGGACCTTTGCCATCAACCCCGATTCTGGGGACATCCTGGTCAACACCGTGCTGGACCGCGAGCAGACCGACAGGTACGAGTTTAAAGTTAACGCCAAAGACAAAGGCATCCCAGTGCTGCAGGGCAGCACCACGGTGATCGTGCAGGTGGCCGACAGGAATGACAATGACCCTAAGTTTATGCAGGACGTCTTTACCTTTTATGTGAAGGAAAACTTGCAGCCCAACAGCCCTGTGGGGATGGTCACGGTGATGGATGCTGACAAGGGGCGCAATGCAGAGATGAGCCTCTACATAGAGGAAAACAGTAACATTTTTTCCATCGAAAACGACACGGGGACCATTTACTCCACCATGTCCTTCGACCGGGAGCACCAGACCACATACACGTTCAGGGTCAAGGCTGTGGATGGGGGAGATCCTCCCAGGTCGGCCACGGCCACCGTCTCCCTCTTTGTGATGGACGAGAACGACAACGCTCCCACAGTCACCCTTCCCAGAAACATTTCCTACACTTTACTGCCACCTTCGAGTAATGTCAGGACAGTGGTAGCCACCGTGCTGGCAACGGACAGCGACGATGGCATCAACGCAGACCTCAACTACAGCATTGTGGGAGGGAATCCCTTCAAGCTGTTTGAGATTGATCCCACCAGCGGTGTGGTTTCCTTGGTGGGGAAGCTCACCCAAAAGCATTACGGCTTGCACAGGTTGGTGGTGCAAGTGAATGACAGCGGGCAGCCCTCCCAGTCCACCACGACTCTGGTGCATGTGTTTGTCAATGAAAGTGTTTCCAACGCGACTGTGATTGACTCCCAGATAGCCAGAAGTTTGCACACCCCGCTCACCCAGGATATAGCCGGTGACCCAAGTTATGAAATCAGCAAACAGAGACTCAGTATTGTCATTGGGGTGGTTGCTGGAATTATGACAGTGATTCTGATCATCCTAATTGTAGTGATGGCAAGGTACTGCCggtccaaaaataaaaatgggtacGAAGCTGGCAAAAAGGACCACGAGGACTTTTTTACACCCCAGCAGCACGACAAATCCAAAAAGCctaaaaaggacaagaaaaacaaaaaatctaagcAGCCTCTCTACAGCAGCATTGTCACTGTGGAAGCTTCTAAACCAAATGGACAGAGGTATGATAGTGTGAACGAGAAGCTGTCAGACAGCCCAAGCATGGGGCGATACCGATCCGTGAATGGTGGGCCTGGCAGTCCTGACCTGGCCAGGCATTACAAGTCCAGTTCTCCGTTGCCTACTGTCCAGCTTCACCCCCAGTCACCAACTGCAGGAAAAAAACACCAGGCCGTACAAGATCTACCACCAGCCAACACATTTGTGGGAGCAGGAGACAACATCTCAATTGGATCAGATCACTGCTCTGAATACAGCTGTCAAACCAATAACAAGTACAGCAAACAG
- the PCDH7 gene encoding protocadherin-7 isoform X7 → MLRMRTAGWARGWCLGCCLLLPLSLSLAAAKQLLRYRLAEEGPADVRIGNVASDLGIVTGSGEVTFSLESGSEYLKIDNLTGELSTSERRIDREKLPQCQMIFDENECFLDFEVSVIGPSQSWVDLFEGRVIVLDINDNTPTFPSPVLTLTVEENRPVGTLYLLPTATDRDFGRNGIERYELLQEPGGGGGGGGGEGRRAGPGDSAPYPGGGGNGASGGGPGGSRRRPDAPEGGGGGGGGGGGGGPNPGPGGRSSVFELQVADTPDGEKQPQLIVKGALDREQRDSYELTLRVRDGGDPPRSSQAILRVLITDVNDNSPRFEKSVYEADLAENSAPGTPILQLRAADLDVGVNGQIEYVFGAATESVRRLLRLDETSGWLSVLHRIDREEVNQLRFTVMARDRGQPPKTDKATVVLNIKDENDNVPSIEIRKIGRIPLKDGVANVAEDVLVDTPIALVQVSDRDQGENGVVTCTVVGDVPFQLKPASDTEGDQNKKKYFLHTSAPLDYETTREFNVVIVAVDSGSPSLSSNNSLVVKVGDTNDNPPVFGQSVVEVYFPENNVPGERVATVLATDADSGKNAEIAYSLDSAVMGTFAINPDSGDILVNTVLDREQTDRYEFKVNAKDKGIPVLQGSTTVIVQVADRNDNDPKFMQDVFTFYVKENLQPNSPVGMVTVMDADKGRNAEMSLYIEENSNIFSIENDTGTIYSTMSFDREHQTTYTFRVKAVDGGDPPRSATATVSLFVMDENDNAPTVTLPRNISYTLLPPSSNVRTVVATVLATDSDDGINADLNYSIVGGNPFKLFEIDPTSGVVSLVGKLTQKHYGLHRLVVQVNDSGQPSQSTTTLVHVFVNESVSNATVIDSQIARSLHTPLTQDIAGDPSYEISKQRLSIVIGVVAGIMTVILIILIVVMARYCRSKNKNGYEAGKKDHEDFFTPQQHDKSKKPKKDKKNKKSKQPLYSSIVTVEASKPNGQRYDSVNEKLSDSPSMGRYRSVNGGPGSPDLARHYKSSSPLPTVQLHPQSPTAGKKHQAVQDLPPANTFVGAGDNISIGSDHCSEYSCQTNNKYSKQGTVIALGYLDNPGKSHFKPFRRVTFSVVSQPQDPHQGSLQSCYDSGLEESETPSSKSSSGPRLGALPLPEDNYERTTPDGSVGEAEHMENGVAAITTFPFLPFPHGKTHGRRVLLRPLH, encoded by the coding sequence aTGCTGAGGATGCGGACCGCGGGGTGGGCGCGCGGCTGGTGCCTGGGTTGCTGCCTCCTCTTGCCGCTGTCGCTCAGCCTGGCGGCCGCCAAGCAACTCCTCCGGTACCGGCTGGCCGAGGAGGGCCCGGCGGACGTCCGCATCGGCAACGTCGCCTCGGACCTGGGCATCGTGACGGGCTCGGGCGAGGTGACTTTCAGCCTCGAGTCGGGCTCGGAGTACCTGAAGATCGACAACCTCACGGGCGAGCTGAGCACCAGCGAGCGGCGCATCGACCGCGAGAAGCTGCCCCAGTGTCAGATGATCTTCGACGAGAACGAGTGCTTCCTGGACTTCGAGGTGTCGGTGATCGGGCCCTCGCAGAGCTGGGTGGACCTGTTCGAGGGTCGGGTCATCGTGCTCGACATCAACGACAACACGCCCACCTTCCCGTCGCCCGTGCTCACGCTCACGGTGGAGGAGAACCGGCCGGTGGGCACGCTCTACCTGCTGCCCACCGCCACCGACCGTGACTTCGGCCGCAACGGCATCGAGCGCTACGAGCTGCTCCAGGagcccgggggcggcggcggcggcggcggcggcgagggccGGCGAGCCGGGCCTGGCGACAGCGCCCCCTACCCCGGGGGCGGCGGGAACGGCGCgagcggcggcggccccgggggctCCAGGAGGCGCCCGGACGCCccggagggcggcggcggcggcggcggcggcggcggcggcggcggccccaaCCCCGGCCCCGGCGGCCGCAGCAGCGTGTTCGAGCTGCAGGTGGCCGACACCCCGGATGGCGAGAAGCAGCCGCAGCTGATCGTGAAGGGGGCGCTGGACCGCGAGCAGCGCGACTCCTACGAGCTGACCCTGCGGGTGCGGGACGGCGGCGACCCGCCGCGCTCCTCCCAGGCCATCCTGCGGGTGCTCATCACCGACGTGAACGACAACAGCCCCCGCTTCGAGAAGAGCGTGTACGAGGCCGACCTGGCGGAGAACAGCGCCCCCGGCACCCCCATCCTGCAGCTGCGAGCCGCCGACCTGGACGTGGGGGTCAACGGGCAGATCGAGTACGTGTTCGGGGCGGCCACCGAGTCGGTGCGGCGGCTGCTGCGCCTCGACGAGACGTCCGGCTGGCTCAGCGTCCTGCACCGCATCGACCGCGAGGAGGTGAACCAGCTGCGCTTCACCGTCATGGCCCGCGACCGCGGGCAGCCCCCCAAGACCGACAAGGCCACGGTGGTGCTCAACATCAAGGACGAGAACGACAACGTGCCGTCCATCGAGATCCGCAAGATCGGGCGTATCCCGCTCAAGGACGGGGTGGCCAACGTGGCCGAGGATGTGCTGGTCGACACCCCCATCGCCCTGGTGCAGGTGTCCGACCGCGACCAAGGCGAGAACGGCGTGGTCACCTGCACCGTGGTGGGGGACGTGCCCTTCCAGCTCAAGCCGGCCAGCGACACGGAGGGCGACCAGAACAAGAAAAAGTACTTCCTGCACACCTCGGCCCCCCTGGACTACGAGACCACCCGGGAATTCAACGTGGTCATTGTGGCGGTGGACTCGGGCAGCCCCAGCCTCTCCAGCAACAACTCCCTGGTCGTCAAGGTCGGAGACACCAATGACAACCCGCCCGTCTTCGGCCAGTCGGTGGTGGAGGTCTACTTCCCCGAGAACAACGTCCCCGGAGAGAGGGTGGCCACGGTGCTGGCGACCGACGCCGACAGTGGGAAGAACGCAGAGATTGCCTATTCTCTGGATTCCGCCGTGATGGGGACCTTTGCCATCAACCCCGATTCTGGGGACATCCTGGTCAACACCGTGCTGGACCGCGAGCAGACCGACAGGTACGAGTTTAAAGTTAACGCCAAAGACAAAGGCATCCCAGTGCTGCAGGGCAGCACCACGGTGATCGTGCAGGTGGCCGACAGGAATGACAATGACCCTAAGTTTATGCAGGACGTCTTTACCTTTTATGTGAAGGAAAACTTGCAGCCCAACAGCCCTGTGGGGATGGTCACGGTGATGGATGCTGACAAGGGGCGCAATGCAGAGATGAGCCTCTACATAGAGGAAAACAGTAACATTTTTTCCATCGAAAACGACACGGGGACCATTTACTCCACCATGTCCTTCGACCGGGAGCACCAGACCACATACACGTTCAGGGTCAAGGCTGTGGATGGGGGAGATCCTCCCAGGTCGGCCACGGCCACCGTCTCCCTCTTTGTGATGGACGAGAACGACAACGCTCCCACAGTCACCCTTCCCAGAAACATTTCCTACACTTTACTGCCACCTTCGAGTAATGTCAGGACAGTGGTAGCCACCGTGCTGGCAACGGACAGCGACGATGGCATCAACGCAGACCTCAACTACAGCATTGTGGGAGGGAATCCCTTCAAGCTGTTTGAGATTGATCCCACCAGCGGTGTGGTTTCCTTGGTGGGGAAGCTCACCCAAAAGCATTACGGCTTGCACAGGTTGGTGGTGCAAGTGAATGACAGCGGGCAGCCCTCCCAGTCCACCACGACTCTGGTGCATGTGTTTGTCAATGAAAGTGTTTCCAACGCGACTGTGATTGACTCCCAGATAGCCAGAAGTTTGCACACCCCGCTCACCCAGGATATAGCCGGTGACCCAAGTTATGAAATCAGCAAACAGAGACTCAGTATTGTCATTGGGGTGGTTGCTGGAATTATGACAGTGATTCTGATCATCCTAATTGTAGTGATGGCAAGGTACTGCCggtccaaaaataaaaatgggtacGAAGCTGGCAAAAAGGACCACGAGGACTTTTTTACACCCCAGCAGCACGACAAATCCAAAAAGCctaaaaaggacaagaaaaacaaaaaatctaagcAGCCTCTCTACAGCAGCATTGTCACTGTGGAAGCTTCTAAACCAAATGGACAGAGGTATGATAGTGTGAACGAGAAGCTGTCAGACAGCCCAAGCATGGGGCGATACCGATCCGTGAATGGTGGGCCTGGCAGTCCTGACCTGGCCAGGCATTACAAGTCCAGTTCTCCGTTGCCTACTGTCCAGCTTCACCCCCAGTCACCAACTGCAGGAAAAAAACACCAGGCCGTACAAGATCTACCACCAGCCAACACATTTGTGGGAGCAGGAGACAACATCTCAATTGGATCAGATCACTGCTCTGAATACAGCTGTCAAACCAATAACAAGTACAGCAAACAG